The following are encoded in a window of Pseudomonas multiresinivorans genomic DNA:
- the tig gene encoding trigger factor: MQVSVESTSALERRMTVGVPAERIETEVNKRLQQTARRAKVPGFRPGKVPMSVIRQRYEAAARQEALGDLIQETFYEAVVEQKLNPAGAPSVEPKVFEKEKGLEYIATFEVFPEFQVAGFDGIKVERLQADVADSDLDNMLEILRKQNTRFEAVDRAAQNDDQVNIDFVGKIDGEAFAGGSAKGTLLVLGSGRMIPGFEEGLVGAKAGEERVLNVTFPEDYQNLDLAGKAAEFTATVNSVAEPKLPELNEEFFALFGVKESTLEGFRTEVRKNMERELRQAIKSKVKNQVMEGLVETNPIEVPKALIGNEVNRLRVQAVQQFGGNIKPDQLPAELFEEQAKRRVVLGLIVAELVKQHELKADEARVREMIEEMASAYQEPEQVVSWYYKNDQQLNEVRSVVLEEQVVDTVLQKANVTDKQVSYEDAVKPAEAPQAA, translated from the coding sequence AGCGTCTGCAGCAGACCGCTCGTCGCGCCAAGGTTCCTGGCTTCCGTCCCGGCAAGGTGCCGATGAGCGTGATCCGTCAGCGCTACGAAGCCGCCGCTCGTCAGGAAGCCCTTGGTGACCTGATCCAGGAAACCTTCTACGAAGCCGTGGTCGAGCAGAAGCTGAACCCGGCTGGCGCTCCGTCCGTCGAGCCGAAAGTGTTCGAGAAGGAGAAGGGCCTCGAGTACATCGCTACCTTCGAAGTCTTCCCTGAGTTCCAGGTTGCCGGTTTCGACGGCATCAAGGTCGAGCGTCTGCAGGCCGACGTGGCCGATTCCGATCTCGACAACATGCTGGAAATCCTGCGCAAGCAGAACACCCGCTTCGAAGCCGTTGACCGCGCCGCTCAGAACGACGATCAGGTGAACATCGATTTCGTCGGCAAGATCGACGGCGAAGCCTTTGCTGGTGGTTCCGCCAAGGGCACTCTGCTGGTGCTGGGTTCCGGCCGCATGATCCCGGGCTTCGAAGAAGGCCTGGTCGGCGCCAAGGCCGGTGAAGAGCGCGTGCTGAACGTGACCTTCCCTGAGGACTACCAGAACCTGGACCTGGCTGGCAAAGCCGCCGAGTTCACCGCTACTGTCAACAGCGTTGCCGAGCCGAAACTGCCGGAACTGAACGAAGAGTTCTTCGCTCTGTTCGGCGTGAAGGAGAGCACTCTGGAAGGCTTCCGCACCGAAGTTCGCAAGAACATGGAGCGTGAGCTGCGTCAGGCCATCAAGTCCAAGGTGAAGAACCAGGTGATGGAAGGTCTGGTCGAGACCAACCCGATCGAAGTTCCGAAAGCCCTGATCGGCAACGAAGTCAACCGTCTGCGCGTCCAGGCTGTCCAGCAGTTCGGTGGCAACATCAAGCCCGACCAACTGCCGGCCGAGCTGTTCGAAGAGCAGGCCAAGCGCCGCGTCGTGCTGGGTCTGATCGTCGCCGAGCTGGTCAAGCAGCACGAGCTGAAGGCTGATGAAGCCCGCGTTCGCGAAATGATCGAAGAGATGGCTTCCGCTTACCAGGAGCCGGAACAAGTTGTTTCCTGGTACTACAAGAACGACCAGCAACTGAACGAAGTCCGTTCGGTTGTACTGGAAGAACAAGTTGTAGATACTGTCCTGCAGAAGGCCAATGTGACCGACAAGCAGGTATCCTACGAAGACGCGGTCAAGCCTGCAGAAGCTCCGCAAGCGGCCTGA